A single region of the Drosophila takahashii strain IR98-3 E-12201 chromosome 2R, DtakHiC1v2, whole genome shotgun sequence genome encodes:
- the tapas gene encoding uncharacterized protein tapas isoform X1 — translation MEQEEEILTHVAKVVRALITSAKPPVELKSICRDYVAIEGEQMPFRKLGYSNPQELLQDTEEFNFNSYGNQVFISAKYNAKTEHIARMVRQQKTSKSKSITKPSAAAQRAVSQKSNYANSYQNKSNYNQQKYQQPQQRYYQQPQYWNHQQQQQSYQQRPQQYYQPAQQQQYHQGSQQERWDHDFYWHQQQQRQQQLEAEETQRNRQKAAELEVQLRRDKEIRENAERVRLAKVKREQELKEAAAEREKQEKAKRESAEREQQARAKRDQELKDCIEQELRAKINQDWQSRQQEFQAQLEEQLQALKRQHEQDLKKREEDLESLRKEFQRKEQREKLREAESREQQEREEKERRERKEREEQEKKERKEREEKEISERKDSEELLQDLAQPATMRAAKLDQEKILVTIANDKAPAMNGHGQNHAKSNGHGKPPLRAILGNSAPQQRQQEASSVFNSPESNYRRPLHPRVMHPGQVRSTGSSVNHRLKVTPQLNAPTPAGAPITPPASPENAQTKPAAKATPKDDVLRVQGSQVQPVKANSTPKAKVSLKLDSSFDAVSSLNLYCEENDFEKPTFNIFNKPPYLHCSVRIAGDVYSSYPQEFSDAETAYQRTAQIAIQRIQHAESHQKLTVCTLSDEEFIDGLYKELLKYPHGILGHKLEDWYGRTFRQHLPSHWYDLIIESNQIRVEHGIDPRIILFANEPGSPQPIRINTSSILPQLELPWQPNESGSHDWNMFISHCDSTKRVWARLIDQIANFEELTKHMGRQMEAPLFRQKVPKPQVQEIYLVEIPDGWNRVRVIAVNEEQRSCRCHFVDFGDVSLFDFEELFQCPPQFKVLPAQAICLSMYALDKFEDHPHAQQVLTKELDNQTVVAHVLTTEKQFVELGGAAQGVEENGKRRACLVATLYDTSTAEDIHLNDLVASRITKCTPAPSLSDEKKIGKTTPILVSHINEDGDLMVLLRNDDLKFVERSIAQTVADLGEQDRVSYSDLLHDRHVFVCDESVEGLKQWFRGRLVSRPKNPEEETFDVYYVDDGRQRKTHISNIYRLEANNRALATFPPQALPVRLHDVPEIAGQMLGRLRGLMPPRSEALLKVVAKDGAKPLVNVFIRGQDPESMYMCVNIGLRLEFEMASSNQPEKCDYMLLSSNAQQLPRRGSFSSVVSSQSSSSDLVALTPPVTPQKAATARSGATPFSSLMLKDYEAIPAVGAYFEVRVSLSINPGHFAVQPYKCYNQLQTLMKDLQEHCKGPAAKAVQPSQLAIGEAYAAPDSDGVYHRVSIRKIYDEIIHVRFVDVGDDGVVACDQLKTLQPDLRKLPKMALPAQLYGIQLTDVVWSKDTCVRFREMTLGQKFIGIVRRMHKQRDETRALGLELVDVSTPKDIKLHEILVEEEHAQPETKEV, via the exons ATGGAGCAGGAAGAGGAGATCCTAACGCATGTGGCCAAAGTGGTCAGGGCCCTGATCACGTCCGCCAAGCCTCCGGTCGAATTGAAGTCCATCTGCAGGGATTACGTGGCTATCGAGGGTGAGCAGATGCCCTTCCGCAAACTGGGCTACTCGAATCCCCAGGAATTGCTTCAGGACACCGAAGAGTTCAACTTTAACAGTTACGGCAATCAG GTATTCATCAGTGCTAAATATAACGCCAAGACTGAGCACATTGCGCGTATGGTGCGCCAGCAGAAGACCAGCAAATCGAAGTCAATCACAAAACCATCGGCAGCTGCCCAGCGAGCAGTCAGTCAGAAGTCCAACTACGCCAATAGCTAccaaaacaagagcaactacAACCAGCAGAAATATCAGCAGCCTCAGCAGCGCTATTACCAACAGCCACAGTACTGGaatcaccagcagcagcaacagagtTACCAGCAGCGACCTCAGCAGTACTATCAACCAGCCCAGCAACAACAGTACCATCAAGGATCCCAGCAAGAACGGTGGGATCACGACTTTTACtggcaccagcagcagcagcgacagcaacaGCTGGAGGCAGAGGAGACGCAGCGGAACCGGCAAAAAGCTGCAGAGCTGGAGGTGCAGCTCAGGCGGGATAAAGAGATTAGGGAAAACGCTGAACGTGTGAGGCTGGCAAAGGTCAAGCGAGAGCAGGAACTAAAGGAAGCAGCTGCTGAACGCGAGAAGCAGGAGAAGGCCAAGCGAGAGTCTGCTGAACGCGAGCAGCAGGCGAGGGCCAAGCGAGACCAGGAGCTAAAGGACTGCATTGAGCAGGAACTGAGGGCCAAGATCAATCAGGATTGGCAGAGCAGGCAGCAAGAGTTTCAGGCACAGCTTgaggagcagctgcaggcGTTGAAGAGGCAGCACGAGCAGGACCTCAAAAAGCGAGAGGAGGACTTGGAAAGTCTAAGGAAGGAGTTCCAGAGAAAGGAGCAAAGGGAGAAACTTAGGGAAGCCGAGAGTCGGGAGCAGCAGGAACGCGAGGAGAAGGAGAGAAGGGAGAGAAAGGAACGCGAGGAGCAGGAGAAGAAGGAAAGGAAGGAACGCGAGGAGAAGGAGATAAGCGAAAGGAAAGATTCCGAGGAGTTACTGCAGGATCTGGCTCAGCCGGCGACCATGCGAGCAGCGAAGTTGGATCAGGAGAAGATCCTAGTGACGATTGCAAACGACAAGGCGCCCGCCATGAATGGACACGGTCAGAACCATGCCAAATCCAACGGACATGGCAAACCGCCACTGCGTGCCATCCTGGGTAATAGTGCACCGCAGCAGCGCCAACAAGAAGCAAGCAGCGTTTTCAACAGCCCTGAATCCAACTACAGGCGGCCGCTGCATCCCCGCGTAATGCATCCCGGACAGGTGCGCTCTACGGGCAGCTCTGTGAATCATAGACTGAAAGTGACGCCGCAATTGAATGCTCCAACGCCAGCGGGAGCGCCCATTACGCCACCGGCATCGCCGGAGAATGCTCAAACGAAACCAGCTGCCAAAGCAACGCCCAAGGATGATGTTCTAAGAGTGCAGGGATCCCAAGTGCAGCCAGTCAAAGCCAATTCCACTCCGAAAGCCAAGGTGTCGCTTAAACTCGACTCTTCCTTCGATGCCGTTTCCTCGCTGAATCTCTATTGCGAGGAGAATGACTTTGAGAAACCCACATTTAATATATTCAACAAGCCGCCTTACCTGCACTGTTCCGTGCGGATCGCTGGCGATGTGTACAGCAGCTATCCGCAGGAGTTCTCCGATGCGGAGACTGCCTACCAGCGCACAGCCCAGATCGCCATTCAGCGCATCCAGCACGCCGAGTCGCACCAAAAGCTCACCGTCTGCACGCTCAGCGATGAGGAGTTCATCGACGGCCTGTACAAGGAGCTGTTGAAGTACCCGCACGGCATACTGGGCCACAAGCTGGAGGATTGGTACGGCCGAACCTTCCGGCAGCATTTGCCCAGCCATTGGTACGATCTGATCATTGAGTCGAACCAAATTCGCGTGGAGCACGGCATCGATCCGAGGATAATACTGTTTGCCAACGAGCCCGGATCCCCGCAACCGATTCGCATCAATACGAGCAGCATTCTGCCGCAATTGGAGCTGCCCTGGCAGCCGAACGAGAGTGGATCGCACGACTGGAACATGTTCATCAGCCACTGCGACTCCACCAAGCGGGTGTGGGCCCGACTGATCGATCAGATAGCCAACTTTGAGGAGCTGACGAAGCACATGGGCCGGCAAATGGAAGCTCCACTCTTCCGACAGAAGGTGCCCAAGCCTCAGGTGCAGGAAATCTATCTGGTTGAGATCCCCGACGGCTGGAACCGGGTGCGGGTGATCGCCGTGAACGAGGAGCAGCGTTCGTGCCGCTGTCACTTTGTGGACTTTGGCGATGTGTCGCTGTTTGACTTTGAGGAGCTATTCCAGTGCCCGCCGCAATTCAAGGTGCTGCCGGCGCAGGCCATTTGCCTGAGCATGTACGCGTTGGACAAGTTCGAGGATCATCCGCACGCCCAGCAGGTGCTGACGAAGGAGCTGGACAACCAGACGGTTGTGGCCCATGTGCTGACCACCGAGAAGCAGTTCGTGGAACTCGGAGGCGCAGCGCAGGGGGTGGAAGAGAATGGCAAGCGTCGCGCCTGTTTGGTGGCCACGTTGTACGACACCTCAACTGCGGAGGACATTCACTTAAACGATCTGGTCGCCAGCAGGATCACAAAGTGCACGCCGGCACCTTCGCTGAGTGACGAGAAGAAGATCGGCAAGACCACTCCCATTCTTGTGTCCCACATCAACGAGGATGGCGATCTGATGGTGCTGCTGCGCAACGATGATCTTAAGTTTGTGGAGCGAAGCATCGCGCAAACAGTTGCTGATCTGGGCGAGCAGGATCGAGTGAGCTACTCCGATCTGCTTCACGACCGTCATGTCTTCGTGTGCGATGAGTCCGTTGAAGGACTGAAGCAGTGGTTCCGCGGGCGATTGGTCAGCAGACCTAAAAACCCAGAGGAGGAGACCTTCGACGTCTACTACGTGGACGACGGACGGCAGCGCAAGACGCACATCTCCAATATTTACCGACTGGAAGCCAACAACAGGGCGCTGGCAACGTTCCCGCCGCAGGCACTGCCCGTTCGCCTGCACGACGTTCCCGAAATTGCGGGTCAGATGCTGGGACGCCTTCGTGGATTGATGCCGCCGCGCAGCGAGGCTCTG CTCAAGGTTGTGGCAAAGGATGGAGCGAAGCCCTTGGTCAACGTGTTTATTCGCGGCCAGGATCCCGAGTCCATGTACATGTGCGTGAATATCGGGCTTCGTCTGGAATTCGAGATGGCCAG CTCCAATCAGCCGGAGAAGTGCGACTATATGCTCCTGAGTTCCAACGCCCAGCAGCTGCCCAGACGCGGCAGCTTTAGCTCCGTCGTCTCCAgtcagagcagcagcagcgacctGGTCGCTCTCACTCCGCCGGTGACGCCACAGAAGGCGGCGACTGCAAGATCGGGAGCCACCCCCTTCTCGTCGCTCATGCTCAAGGATTACGAGGCCATTCCAGCGGTGGGCGCCTATTTCGAGGTGCGCGTATCGCTCTCCATCAATCCCGGTCACTTTGCG GTGCAACCTTATAAATGCTACAACCAGCTGCAGACTTTGATGAAGGATCTGCAGGAGCATTGCAAAGGACCTGCTGCCAAGGCAGTTCAGCCCTCGCAACTGGCAATTGGAGAGGCCTACGCAGCTCCCGACAGCGACGGCGTCTATCATCG CGTAAGTATTCGCAAGATTTACGATGAGATTATACACGTGCGTTTCGTGGACGTGGGCGACGACGGAGTGGTTGCCTGCGATCAACTGAAAACCCTGCAACCGGATTTGAGAAAGCTGCCCAAGATGGCACTGCCAGCCCAATTATATG GCATTCAACTGACCGACGTTGTCTGGAGCAAGGATACCTGCGTCCGATTCCGCGAGATGACGCTGGGTCAAAAGTTCATCGGAATCGTGCGACGCATGCACAAACAGAGAGACGAAACGCGGGCACTGGGCCTGGAGCTAGTGGACGTTTCCACGCCGAAGGATATTAAGCTGCACGAGATTCTCGTCGAGGAGGAGCACGCACAGCCGGAAACGAAGGAAGTCTGA
- the tapas gene encoding uncharacterized protein tapas isoform X3, protein MEQEEEILTHVAKVVRALITSAKPPVELKSICRDYVAIEGEQMPFRKLGYSNPQELLQDTEEFNFNSYGNQVFISAKYNAKTEHIARMVRQQKTSKSKSITKPSAAAQRAVSQKSNYANSYQNKSNYNQQKYQQPQQRYYQQPQYWNHQQQQQSYQQRPQQYYQPAQQQQYHQGSQQERWDHDFYWHQQQQRQQQLEAEETQRNRQKAAELEVQLRRDKEIRENAERVRLAKVKREQELKEAAAEREKQEKAKRESAEREQQARAKRDQELKDCIEQELRAKINQDWQSRQQEFQAQLEEQLQALKRQHEQDLKKREEDLESLRKEFQRKEQREKLREAESREQQEREEKERRERKEREEQEKKERKEREEKEISERKDSEELLQDLAQPATMRAAKLDQEKILVTIANDKAPAMNGHGQNHAKSNGHGKPPLRAILGNSAPQQRQQEASSVFNSPESNYRRPLHPRVMHPGQVRSTGSSVNHRLKVTPQLNAPTPAGAPITPPASPENAQTKPAAKATPKDDVLRVQGSQVQPVKANSTPKAKVSLKLDSSFDAVSSLNLYCEENDFEKPTFNIFNKPPYLHCSVRIAGDVYSSYPQEFSDAETAYQRTAQIAIQRIQHAESHQKLTVCTLSDEEFIDGLYKELLKYPHGILGHKLEDWYGRTFRQHLPSHWYDLIIESNQIRVEHGIDPRIILFANEPGSPQPIRINTSSILPQLELPWQPNESGSHDWNMFISHCDSTKRVWARLIDQIANFEELTKHMGRQMEAPLFRQKVPKPQVQEIYLVEIPDGWNRVRVIAVNEEQRSCRCHFVDFGDVSLFDFEELFQCPPQFKVLPAQAICLSMYALDKFEDHPHAQQVLTKELDNQTVVAHVLTTEKQFVELGGAAQGVEENGKRRACLVATLYDTSTAEDIHLNDLVASRITKCTPAPSLSDEKKIGKTTPILVSHINEDGDLMVLLRNDDLKFVERSIAQTVADLGEQDRVSYSDLLHDRHVFVCDESVEGLKQWFRGRLVSRPKNPEEETFDVYYVDDGRQRKTHISNIYRLEANNRALATFPPQALPVRLHDVPEIAGQMLGRLRGLMPPRSEALLKVVAKDGAKPLVNVFIRGQDPESMYMCVNIGLRLEFEMASSLTNDI, encoded by the exons ATGGAGCAGGAAGAGGAGATCCTAACGCATGTGGCCAAAGTGGTCAGGGCCCTGATCACGTCCGCCAAGCCTCCGGTCGAATTGAAGTCCATCTGCAGGGATTACGTGGCTATCGAGGGTGAGCAGATGCCCTTCCGCAAACTGGGCTACTCGAATCCCCAGGAATTGCTTCAGGACACCGAAGAGTTCAACTTTAACAGTTACGGCAATCAG GTATTCATCAGTGCTAAATATAACGCCAAGACTGAGCACATTGCGCGTATGGTGCGCCAGCAGAAGACCAGCAAATCGAAGTCAATCACAAAACCATCGGCAGCTGCCCAGCGAGCAGTCAGTCAGAAGTCCAACTACGCCAATAGCTAccaaaacaagagcaactacAACCAGCAGAAATATCAGCAGCCTCAGCAGCGCTATTACCAACAGCCACAGTACTGGaatcaccagcagcagcaacagagtTACCAGCAGCGACCTCAGCAGTACTATCAACCAGCCCAGCAACAACAGTACCATCAAGGATCCCAGCAAGAACGGTGGGATCACGACTTTTACtggcaccagcagcagcagcgacagcaacaGCTGGAGGCAGAGGAGACGCAGCGGAACCGGCAAAAAGCTGCAGAGCTGGAGGTGCAGCTCAGGCGGGATAAAGAGATTAGGGAAAACGCTGAACGTGTGAGGCTGGCAAAGGTCAAGCGAGAGCAGGAACTAAAGGAAGCAGCTGCTGAACGCGAGAAGCAGGAGAAGGCCAAGCGAGAGTCTGCTGAACGCGAGCAGCAGGCGAGGGCCAAGCGAGACCAGGAGCTAAAGGACTGCATTGAGCAGGAACTGAGGGCCAAGATCAATCAGGATTGGCAGAGCAGGCAGCAAGAGTTTCAGGCACAGCTTgaggagcagctgcaggcGTTGAAGAGGCAGCACGAGCAGGACCTCAAAAAGCGAGAGGAGGACTTGGAAAGTCTAAGGAAGGAGTTCCAGAGAAAGGAGCAAAGGGAGAAACTTAGGGAAGCCGAGAGTCGGGAGCAGCAGGAACGCGAGGAGAAGGAGAGAAGGGAGAGAAAGGAACGCGAGGAGCAGGAGAAGAAGGAAAGGAAGGAACGCGAGGAGAAGGAGATAAGCGAAAGGAAAGATTCCGAGGAGTTACTGCAGGATCTGGCTCAGCCGGCGACCATGCGAGCAGCGAAGTTGGATCAGGAGAAGATCCTAGTGACGATTGCAAACGACAAGGCGCCCGCCATGAATGGACACGGTCAGAACCATGCCAAATCCAACGGACATGGCAAACCGCCACTGCGTGCCATCCTGGGTAATAGTGCACCGCAGCAGCGCCAACAAGAAGCAAGCAGCGTTTTCAACAGCCCTGAATCCAACTACAGGCGGCCGCTGCATCCCCGCGTAATGCATCCCGGACAGGTGCGCTCTACGGGCAGCTCTGTGAATCATAGACTGAAAGTGACGCCGCAATTGAATGCTCCAACGCCAGCGGGAGCGCCCATTACGCCACCGGCATCGCCGGAGAATGCTCAAACGAAACCAGCTGCCAAAGCAACGCCCAAGGATGATGTTCTAAGAGTGCAGGGATCCCAAGTGCAGCCAGTCAAAGCCAATTCCACTCCGAAAGCCAAGGTGTCGCTTAAACTCGACTCTTCCTTCGATGCCGTTTCCTCGCTGAATCTCTATTGCGAGGAGAATGACTTTGAGAAACCCACATTTAATATATTCAACAAGCCGCCTTACCTGCACTGTTCCGTGCGGATCGCTGGCGATGTGTACAGCAGCTATCCGCAGGAGTTCTCCGATGCGGAGACTGCCTACCAGCGCACAGCCCAGATCGCCATTCAGCGCATCCAGCACGCCGAGTCGCACCAAAAGCTCACCGTCTGCACGCTCAGCGATGAGGAGTTCATCGACGGCCTGTACAAGGAGCTGTTGAAGTACCCGCACGGCATACTGGGCCACAAGCTGGAGGATTGGTACGGCCGAACCTTCCGGCAGCATTTGCCCAGCCATTGGTACGATCTGATCATTGAGTCGAACCAAATTCGCGTGGAGCACGGCATCGATCCGAGGATAATACTGTTTGCCAACGAGCCCGGATCCCCGCAACCGATTCGCATCAATACGAGCAGCATTCTGCCGCAATTGGAGCTGCCCTGGCAGCCGAACGAGAGTGGATCGCACGACTGGAACATGTTCATCAGCCACTGCGACTCCACCAAGCGGGTGTGGGCCCGACTGATCGATCAGATAGCCAACTTTGAGGAGCTGACGAAGCACATGGGCCGGCAAATGGAAGCTCCACTCTTCCGACAGAAGGTGCCCAAGCCTCAGGTGCAGGAAATCTATCTGGTTGAGATCCCCGACGGCTGGAACCGGGTGCGGGTGATCGCCGTGAACGAGGAGCAGCGTTCGTGCCGCTGTCACTTTGTGGACTTTGGCGATGTGTCGCTGTTTGACTTTGAGGAGCTATTCCAGTGCCCGCCGCAATTCAAGGTGCTGCCGGCGCAGGCCATTTGCCTGAGCATGTACGCGTTGGACAAGTTCGAGGATCATCCGCACGCCCAGCAGGTGCTGACGAAGGAGCTGGACAACCAGACGGTTGTGGCCCATGTGCTGACCACCGAGAAGCAGTTCGTGGAACTCGGAGGCGCAGCGCAGGGGGTGGAAGAGAATGGCAAGCGTCGCGCCTGTTTGGTGGCCACGTTGTACGACACCTCAACTGCGGAGGACATTCACTTAAACGATCTGGTCGCCAGCAGGATCACAAAGTGCACGCCGGCACCTTCGCTGAGTGACGAGAAGAAGATCGGCAAGACCACTCCCATTCTTGTGTCCCACATCAACGAGGATGGCGATCTGATGGTGCTGCTGCGCAACGATGATCTTAAGTTTGTGGAGCGAAGCATCGCGCAAACAGTTGCTGATCTGGGCGAGCAGGATCGAGTGAGCTACTCCGATCTGCTTCACGACCGTCATGTCTTCGTGTGCGATGAGTCCGTTGAAGGACTGAAGCAGTGGTTCCGCGGGCGATTGGTCAGCAGACCTAAAAACCCAGAGGAGGAGACCTTCGACGTCTACTACGTGGACGACGGACGGCAGCGCAAGACGCACATCTCCAATATTTACCGACTGGAAGCCAACAACAGGGCGCTGGCAACGTTCCCGCCGCAGGCACTGCCCGTTCGCCTGCACGACGTTCCCGAAATTGCGGGTCAGATGCTGGGACGCCTTCGTGGATTGATGCCGCCGCGCAGCGAGGCTCTG CTCAAGGTTGTGGCAAAGGATGGAGCGAAGCCCTTGGTCAACGTGTTTATTCGCGGCCAGGATCCCGAGTCCATGTACATGTGCGTGAATATCGGGCTTCGTCTGGAATTCGAGATGGCCAG CTCCTTAACCAACGACATCTGA